The Vicinamibacterales bacterium genome contains a region encoding:
- a CDS encoding ATP-grasp domain-containing protein has protein sequence MSLNVLITAGSRRVPLVRAFQRAVARHRGGSVIVTDINPLSPAVHAANQAYRVPLSTDPGYIDHILEICVGERVALVVPTIDDELVLFGRAAARFREHGIRVAASPAQTSELCEDKFATCRYLTERGIAAAESWLPDALPETLEFPLFIKPRRGRGGVGAYAVRTRRELDFFAGYVPDAVVQSFLDGPEYTIDMLCDFSGQPLSIVPRLRDVIRAGVSDRGRTVNDPSLIQVARRCAATLQFAGAVNIQCRVVDGRPIVFEINPRFSGGIPLTIHAGADLPRMLVDLAAGLRVPPSIGRFRDGLWMSSYETSVFLEGSRVALHEYQAMPVIEEVA, from the coding sequence ATGTCGCTTAACGTCCTCATCACCGCCGGTTCGCGGCGCGTGCCCCTCGTCCGCGCCTTCCAGCGGGCCGTGGCCCGCCACCGCGGCGGGAGCGTCATCGTCACCGACATCAACCCGCTCTCGCCGGCCGTGCACGCCGCCAACCAGGCCTACCGCGTGCCGCTCTCGACCGACCCGGGCTACATCGATCACATCCTCGAGATCTGCGTCGGCGAGCGCGTGGCGCTCGTCGTCCCGACGATCGACGACGAGCTGGTGCTCTTCGGCCGGGCCGCGGCGCGCTTCCGCGAGCACGGCATCCGCGTCGCCGCCTCGCCGGCCCAGACCTCGGAGCTGTGCGAGGACAAGTTCGCGACGTGCCGCTATCTGACCGAGCGCGGGATCGCCGCGGCCGAGTCGTGGCTGCCGGACGCGCTCCCGGAGACGCTGGAGTTCCCGCTCTTCATCAAGCCGCGGCGGGGCCGGGGCGGCGTGGGCGCCTACGCGGTGCGCACGCGCCGCGAGCTGGACTTCTTCGCCGGCTACGTGCCCGACGCCGTGGTGCAGTCGTTCCTCGACGGCCCCGAGTACACGATCGACATGCTCTGCGACTTCTCGGGCCAGCCGCTGTCCATCGTCCCGCGGCTGCGCGACGTCATCCGCGCCGGCGTCTCCGACCGGGGCCGGACCGTGAACGACCCGTCGCTCATCCAGGTGGCCAGGCGCTGCGCCGCGACGCTCCAGTTCGCGGGCGCCGTGAACATCCAGTGCCGCGTAGTGGACGGCCGCCCGATCGTCTTCGAGATCAACCCGCGCTTCTCGGGCGGCATCCCGCTGACGATCCACGCGGGCGCCGACCTGCCGCGGATGCTCGTCGACCTGGCCGCCGGCCTCCGCGTGCCCCCGTCCATCGGCCGCTTCCGCGACGGGCTGTGGATGTCGAGCTACGAGACGTCGGTCTTCCTGGAGGGCAGCCGCGTGGCGCTGCACGAATACCAGGCGATGCCCGTGATCGAGGAGGTGGCATGA
- a CDS encoding N-acetylneuraminate synthase family protein has product MLPDATQLCIGGTPIGDGAPLFVIAEIGLNHDGSVERALALVDAAAEAGASAVKVQVLEAEALVAPGAPAPVHVDAPSLVAFFRRFELSELDYRRVAERARRHGLAFIATPLSEAAVDLMERVGVDAYKIASGDLTWTRLIERAGATGKPLILSTGMAGLDEAQRAVLWAARAGARGIALLHCVSAYPVPTGSENLRAIATLGMACSAVVGLSDHGHDTFAVPLAVAMGAALYERHLVLQHGDGSVDAAVSSTPEELAAVVKIAARAAAALGTGLKACLPAERPNLAPSRRSLHARRALPAGHVVSADDLIALRPALGLGAERQRELVGRRLTRDVAAGAPFDLLDLGLADKGSEHVA; this is encoded by the coding sequence ATGCTGCCTGACGCGACCCAGCTCTGCATCGGCGGAACGCCGATCGGCGACGGCGCGCCGCTGTTCGTCATCGCCGAGATCGGGTTGAACCACGACGGCTCGGTCGAGCGGGCGCTCGCGCTCGTGGACGCGGCCGCCGAGGCGGGCGCCAGCGCCGTCAAGGTGCAGGTGCTCGAGGCCGAGGCGCTCGTCGCGCCCGGCGCCCCCGCGCCTGTGCACGTGGACGCGCCCTCCCTCGTGGCGTTCTTCCGCCGCTTCGAGCTGAGCGAACTGGACTACCGGCGCGTGGCCGAGCGCGCCCGCCGCCACGGCCTGGCCTTCATCGCGACCCCGCTCTCGGAAGCCGCCGTGGACCTGATGGAGCGCGTGGGCGTGGACGCCTACAAGATCGCCAGCGGCGACCTCACCTGGACGCGCCTCATCGAGCGTGCCGGCGCGACCGGCAAGCCCCTGATCCTCTCGACCGGCATGGCCGGCCTGGACGAGGCGCAGCGCGCCGTCCTGTGGGCGGCGCGGGCCGGCGCCCGGGGCATCGCGCTGCTGCACTGCGTGTCGGCCTACCCGGTGCCGACCGGCAGCGAGAACCTGCGCGCCATCGCGACGCTCGGCATGGCCTGTTCGGCCGTCGTGGGGCTGTCGGACCACGGGCACGACACCTTCGCCGTGCCGCTGGCCGTGGCGATGGGCGCCGCCCTCTACGAGCGGCACCTCGTGCTCCAGCACGGCGACGGCAGCGTCGATGCCGCCGTGTCGAGCACGCCCGAGGAACTCGCGGCCGTCGTCAAGATCGCGGCGCGCGCGGCCGCCGCGCTCGGCACCGGCCTGAAGGCCTGCCTCCCGGCCGAGCGTCCGAACCTCGCGCCCAGCCGCCGGTCGCTCCACGCCCGGCGCGCGCTGCCCGCGGGCCACGTGGTGTCGGCCGACGATCTCATTGCCCTTCGCCCGGCGCTCGGGCTCGGCGCCGAACGGCAGCGCGAGCTCGTCGGCCGGCGCCTGACGCGCGACGTCGCCGCCGGCGCGCCTTTCGACCTCCTGGACCTCGGCCTCGCCGACAAGGGATCCGAACATGTCGCTTAA
- a CDS encoding HAD family hydrolase has translation MREPRAVLFDLDDTLYAHERFILSGFRAVAAHVATTSPLTAGAALEVLLDAFQAARGQELQALAGRAGLGAAAVPGLVDLMRTHVPDLALPELTRSVLCALAPGWRLGIVTNGRPDIQARKVRALGLGALVSTVVYATEHGTGQGKPDRAPFHEACRRLGVAREAAIFVGDDPVCDIAGAREAGLRTIWLPARAVPTGDRTAGLADIVVASLAAVPGVAARMFSPEWRAHAA, from the coding sequence ATGCGTGAGCCCCGCGCGGTCCTCTTCGATCTGGACGACACGCTCTACGCGCACGAGCGGTTCATCCTCAGCGGCTTCCGGGCGGTGGCGGCGCACGTGGCGACCACGAGCCCGCTCACGGCCGGCGCCGCGCTGGAGGTGCTGCTCGACGCCTTCCAGGCGGCCCGCGGCCAGGAGCTCCAGGCGCTGGCCGGCCGCGCCGGCCTCGGCGCGGCCGCCGTCCCCGGCCTGGTGGACCTGATGCGCACGCACGTGCCCGACCTGGCGCTCCCCGAGCTCACCCGCTCGGTGCTCTGCGCCCTGGCGCCGGGCTGGCGCCTGGGCATCGTCACCAACGGCCGGCCGGACATCCAGGCGCGGAAGGTGCGGGCGCTCGGCCTCGGCGCGCTCGTGTCGACGGTCGTCTACGCGACCGAGCACGGCACCGGACAGGGCAAGCCCGATCGCGCGCCCTTCCACGAGGCCTGCCGCCGGCTGGGCGTGGCGCGCGAGGCCGCGATCTTCGTCGGCGACGACCCCGTCTGTGACATCGCCGGGGCCCGGGAGGCCGGCCTGCGGACGATCTGGCTGCCCGCGCGCGCGGTGCCGACGGGCGACCGGACCGCCGGCCTCGCCGACATCGTGGTGGCCTCGCTGGCCGCCGTCCCGGGCGTGGCCGCCCGGATGTTTTCGCCCGAGTGGAGGGCCCATGCTGCCTGA
- a CDS encoding DegT/DnrJ/EryC1/StrS aminotransferase family protein produces the protein MAPTTSTAVPFAPPVIGRAEIEEVVAALESGWLSTGPRARQFEEAFAGYVGAPHALALNSCTAALHLALLAYEIGPGDDVVTTPLTFCATANVAIHAGATPRFADIDPVTWNLSPEAAAAAVGPTTRALVPVHFGGRPVDVAAFRDVADRHGLVVIEDAAHAVEAVSQGRKIGTTADVTCFSFYATKNLTTGEGGMLTTASDEVAGFARTASQHGISRDGWARYRATGTPHYDVLFPGFKYNMPDIAAAIGLHQLRALETRLVRRAAIWRIYDEGLADLPLARPAPVPAGDVHARHLYSVLVEPESGWRRDDLAAHLASRGIATSVHFRALHLQRYYRERFRLTRGMFPVAERVSDRILSLPLSGGMADDDAWVVVEALRRAIAGQVR, from the coding sequence ATGGCCCCCACGACGTCCACGGCCGTGCCCTTCGCGCCGCCCGTCATCGGGCGGGCCGAAATCGAGGAGGTCGTCGCCGCACTCGAGTCGGGCTGGCTGTCGACCGGGCCGCGCGCGCGGCAGTTCGAGGAGGCCTTCGCCGGCTACGTCGGGGCGCCGCACGCCCTGGCCCTCAACTCCTGCACGGCCGCGCTGCACCTGGCGCTCCTCGCCTACGAGATCGGTCCCGGCGACGACGTGGTGACGACGCCCCTCACGTTCTGCGCGACGGCCAACGTCGCCATCCACGCCGGGGCGACCCCCCGCTTCGCGGACATCGACCCCGTGACCTGGAACCTGTCGCCCGAGGCGGCGGCCGCGGCCGTCGGGCCGACCACGCGCGCGCTGGTGCCCGTGCACTTCGGGGGCCGGCCCGTCGACGTCGCGGCGTTTCGCGACGTGGCCGACCGGCACGGGCTGGTCGTCATCGAGGACGCGGCGCACGCGGTCGAGGCCGTGTCGCAGGGACGCAAGATCGGGACGACGGCCGACGTCACGTGCTTCAGCTTCTACGCCACCAAGAACCTGACGACGGGGGAGGGCGGCATGCTCACGACCGCCTCCGACGAGGTGGCCGGGTTCGCCCGCACCGCGTCGCAGCACGGCATCAGCCGTGACGGGTGGGCGCGGTACCGGGCCACGGGCACCCCGCACTACGACGTGCTCTTCCCGGGCTTCAAGTACAACATGCCGGACATCGCGGCCGCGATCGGCCTGCACCAGCTGCGGGCGCTCGAGACCCGCCTGGTCCGGCGCGCGGCCATCTGGCGCATCTACGACGAGGGCCTGGCGGACCTGCCGCTCGCTAGGCCGGCGCCCGTGCCCGCCGGCGACGTCCACGCCCGTCATCTCTATTCGGTGCTCGTCGAACCGGAGTCGGGCTGGCGGCGCGACGATCTCGCCGCGCACCTGGCCAGCCGGGGCATCGCGACCAGCGTGCACTTCCGCGCGCTCCACCTGCAGCGCTACTACCGCGAGCGCTTCCGCCTGACGCGCGGCATGTTCCCGGTGGCCGAGCGCGTGTCGGACCGCATCCTGTCGCTGCCGCTGTCGGGCGGCATGGCGGACGACGACGCCTGGGTCGTGGTCGAGGCGCTGCGCCGCGCAATTGCGGGTCAGGTGCGGTGA
- a CDS encoding flagellin: MASFSVVSNISAANAQANLNTTNVGLQKTLTRLSSGFRINMAGDDAAGLAVANSYRSDVAVLNQGMRNANDGLSTLQIKNGALDNISTLLDRMATLATQSASAGFTGSRATLDQEFQDVISEIGREVTVAGLGSAQGFSVFVSSGASGTVGGTIGAADTTTLGIGSLSISTAGGASTAVSAITTAVATVGTVVGNVGSLQNRLQYAVSLAQNQSVNTRAAESRIRDANMAEESANLTRYNILTQSGIAALAQANQQSSSVLSLLR; this comes from the coding sequence ATGGCTTCGTTCTCAGTTGTCAGCAACATCTCGGCCGCCAACGCCCAGGCCAACCTCAACACCACCAACGTCGGTCTGCAGAAGACCCTGACCCGCCTGTCGAGCGGCTTCCGCATCAACATGGCGGGCGACGACGCGGCGGGCCTCGCCGTGGCGAACTCCTATCGCTCCGACGTGGCGGTGCTCAACCAGGGCATGCGGAACGCCAACGACGGCCTGTCGACCCTGCAGATCAAGAACGGCGCGCTGGACAACATCAGCACGCTCCTCGACCGCATGGCGACGCTGGCGACCCAGTCGGCCTCCGCGGGTTTCACGGGCAGCCGCGCCACGCTGGACCAGGAATTCCAGGACGTCATCTCGGAAATCGGCCGTGAGGTCACGGTGGCCGGTCTCGGCTCTGCGCAGGGCTTCTCGGTGTTCGTCAGCTCCGGCGCGAGCGGCACGGTGGGCGGCACGATCGGCGCCGCCGACACGACCACCCTCGGCATCGGCTCGCTGAGCATCTCCACCGCGGGCGGCGCCAGCACGGCGGTCTCGGCCATCACGACGGCCGTCGCCACGGTCGGCACGGTGGTGGGCAACGTCGGTTCGCTCCAGAACCGCCTGCAGTACGCCGTCAGCCTGGCGCAGAACCAGTCGGTCAACACCCGCGCTGCCGAGAGCCGCATCCGCGACGCCAACATGGCCGAGGAGTCGGCGAACCTCACCCGCTACAACATCCTGACCCAGAGCGGCATCGCCGCCCTCGCGCAGGCCAACCAGCAGAGCTCGTCGGTCCTGTCGCTGCTCCGGTAA
- the fliD gene encoding flagellar filament capping protein FliD, which produces MGSPITLSGFNNIDFNQILTAIMSQESQPLQAMQSRQNALQSRANTFSQLVTRASALGQAAAKLSTTTDISGFAAKSSNTAAVSADATATAQAGRYEVVVNQLAKAQVTASSTTAPDADTTVVASGGTITIGGITVSLTGAVTLRGLADAINASSNPPARASVVQSGPGAYRLVLSAKDSGVANAFTITNNLTGGAGVAFGDADGDGTSGDSAADNAVQASDASLLVNNIPVTSTTNTLTDAVPGVTLTLFKEDPSATVVVDVAPDASKLKDRITSFITQYNDLVKFSNDQVAAATRGDQSAIGRDPLLRQLREQLRAAFVSDYATGGALTTLSQAGIEFTRTGTLQLNETTFAAATASGTADLEKLFVGAGGVTGVFAGVQPLIDTYTDSDGLLPGAKKQLTDQASRLSDSIASMQERLAIRRAALQKEFIAADQAMSLLKAQSGSLANFGAQL; this is translated from the coding sequence GTGGGATCCCCGATCACGCTGAGCGGCTTCAACAACATCGACTTCAACCAGATCCTGACGGCGATCATGAGCCAGGAGAGCCAGCCTCTCCAGGCGATGCAGAGCCGCCAGAACGCGCTGCAGTCCCGGGCCAACACGTTCAGCCAGCTCGTGACCCGCGCCTCCGCGCTGGGCCAGGCCGCGGCGAAGCTGTCGACCACGACCGACATCAGCGGGTTCGCCGCCAAGAGCAGCAACACGGCCGCCGTGTCGGCCGATGCCACCGCCACGGCGCAGGCCGGCCGGTACGAGGTGGTGGTCAACCAGCTCGCCAAGGCCCAGGTCACGGCGTCGAGCACGACGGCGCCCGACGCCGACACGACCGTGGTGGCCTCCGGCGGCACCATCACCATTGGCGGCATCACCGTGTCGCTCACCGGTGCGGTGACGCTGCGCGGCCTGGCCGACGCCATCAACGCCTCGAGCAACCCGCCGGCCAGGGCCTCGGTCGTCCAGAGCGGCCCGGGCGCCTACCGGCTCGTCCTGTCGGCGAAGGACTCGGGCGTCGCCAACGCCTTCACGATCACGAACAACCTGACGGGCGGCGCCGGTGTCGCCTTCGGGGACGCGGACGGCGACGGCACCTCGGGCGACTCGGCGGCCGACAACGCCGTCCAGGCGAGCGACGCCTCGCTCCTCGTGAACAACATCCCCGTCACGAGCACGACCAACACGCTCACCGACGCGGTACCGGGCGTCACGCTCACGCTCTTCAAGGAGGACCCGTCCGCCACCGTCGTGGTCGACGTCGCGCCGGACGCCTCCAAGCTGAAGGACCGGATCACGTCCTTCATCACCCAGTACAACGACCTGGTGAAGTTCTCGAACGACCAGGTGGCGGCGGCGACGCGCGGCGACCAGTCCGCGATCGGCCGCGACCCGCTGCTGCGACAGCTGCGCGAGCAGCTGCGCGCGGCCTTCGTGAGCGACTACGCCACGGGCGGTGCCCTGACCACGCTCTCGCAGGCCGGCATCGAATTCACGCGCACGGGCACCCTCCAGCTCAACGAGACGACCTTCGCGGCCGCCACGGCCTCGGGCACGGCCGATCTCGAGAAGCTGTTCGTGGGCGCCGGCGGCGTCACCGGCGTGTTCGCGGGCGTCCAGCCGCTCATCGACACCTACACGGACTCGGACGGCCTGCTCCCGGGCGCCAAGAAGCAGCTCACGGACCAGGCGTCGCGGCTGAGCGACTCGATCGCGTCGATGCAGGAGCGCCTGGCGATCCGCCGCGCCGCCCTGCAGAAAGAGTTCATCGCGGCCGATCAAGCCATGAGCCTGCTGAAAGCCCAGAGCGGGTCGCTGGCCAACTTCGGCGCGCAGCTGTAG
- the fliS gene encoding flagellar export chaperone FliS, with protein sequence MTSQRGLSTYRQTEVQSRTPLELVVMLYDGALRFLHQAREAVERGDIAARRDATARALAIVSELQSTLNLAEGGEIAQRLDGLYTYVNGRILQAAGDNTTAPLDDAARVMTSLRDSWASIATPAAETPIRGAA encoded by the coding sequence ATGACGTCGCAGCGTGGACTTTCGACCTACCGGCAGACCGAGGTGCAGTCGCGCACCCCGCTCGAGCTGGTCGTGATGCTCTACGACGGCGCCCTCAGGTTCCTGCACCAGGCGCGCGAGGCGGTGGAGCGCGGCGACATCGCCGCGCGGCGTGACGCGACCGCGCGCGCGCTGGCCATCGTCAGCGAGCTCCAGAGCACGCTGAACCTGGCCGAGGGCGGCGAGATCGCGCAGCGCCTCGACGGGCTCTACACCTACGTCAACGGGCGGATCCTGCAGGCGGCCGGCGACAACACGACGGCCCCGCTGGACGACGCCGCCCGCGTCATGACGTCGCTGCGCGACAGCTGGGCCTCCATCGCGACGCCCGCCGCCGAGACGCCGATCCGGGGCGCCGCGTGA
- a CDS encoding GNAT family N-acetyltransferase, with the protein MPHVEPWASARPLEMRALREAEIARWRSALHWETAGLWATLEHARLDGRLPGAIARAADGTLQGYAYWVIRSGEVHCGAMTANSPAATAALVEAVLGARAGVARPRVVLFAFASAPGLDGVLAAAGFERSSYAYLAAPLPVAPPSDGPAPGRAWDVRDLDATADLLRASYPALESSRPFAPTGLRAEWQQYVGDLVLGAGCGTFRPSWSVAVPGEDQALDGVALVTVVGDGTAHLAQLAVRPSFRKAGLATAMVAAASARARQAGCQRLTLLVGRDNVGARRLYARLGFAEVGEFVSAVRAGTPAAAARVDARQAGLSRAD; encoded by the coding sequence GTGCCGCACGTCGAGCCCTGGGCCTCGGCCCGTCCGCTTGAGATGCGCGCGCTCCGCGAGGCCGAGATCGCCCGCTGGCGCTCCGCCCTCCACTGGGAGACGGCCGGCCTCTGGGCCACCCTCGAGCACGCCCGTCTCGACGGCCGCCTGCCGGGCGCGATCGCCCGCGCCGCCGACGGCACCCTCCAGGGGTACGCGTACTGGGTGATCCGGTCCGGCGAGGTGCACTGCGGCGCGATGACGGCGAACTCGCCGGCGGCCACCGCGGCACTCGTGGAGGCCGTCCTCGGCGCGCGCGCCGGCGTGGCGCGGCCGCGCGTCGTCCTCTTCGCGTTCGCCTCGGCGCCCGGGCTCGACGGCGTACTCGCCGCCGCGGGATTCGAGCGCTCGTCCTATGCCTACCTCGCAGCGCCGCTGCCCGTGGCGCCGCCGTCCGACGGGCCGGCGCCCGGCCGGGCATGGGACGTGCGGGACCTCGACGCCACCGCCGACCTCCTGCGGGCGAGCTATCCGGCGCTCGAGTCGAGCCGGCCCTTCGCCCCCACCGGCCTCAGGGCCGAGTGGCAGCAATACGTCGGCGACCTCGTGCTCGGCGCGGGCTGCGGTACGTTCCGCCCCTCCTGGTCGGTCGCCGTGCCCGGCGAGGACCAGGCGCTCGACGGCGTGGCGCTCGTCACGGTCGTGGGCGACGGGACCGCGCACCTGGCGCAGCTGGCCGTCCGGCCGTCGTTCCGGAAGGCCGGGCTCGCGACCGCGATGGTGGCCGCGGCGTCCGCGCGGGCCCGCCAGGCGGGCTGCCAACGCCTCACGCTGCTCGTCGGGCGCGACAACGTCGGCGCGCGGCGGCTCTACGCGAGGCTCGGGTTCGCGGAGGTGGGGGAGTTCGTGTCCGCCGTCCGCGCCGGGACGCCGGCGGCGGCCGCGCGCGTGGACGCGCGGCAGGCCGGCCTCAGCCGCGCCGATTGA
- a CDS encoding carbon storage regulator — translation MLVFTRRRDEAIVIGDGIEVRIVRTGKDAVRIGVTAPADVPVHRREVYDAVGQANRTAARAPVPELSAIARRLKLHPPLEPVE, via the coding sequence ATGCTGGTCTTCACGCGGCGGCGCGACGAGGCGATCGTCATCGGCGACGGCATCGAGGTGCGGATCGTGCGCACCGGGAAGGACGCCGTCCGCATCGGCGTGACCGCGCCGGCCGACGTGCCCGTCCATCGACGCGAGGTGTACGACGCGGTCGGCCAGGCCAACCGCACGGCCGCCCGCGCGCCGGTCCCAGAGCTGTCGGCGATCGCCCGCCGCCTCAAGCTGCACCCGCCGCTCGAGCCGGTGGAGTAG
- the fliW gene encoding flagellar assembly protein FliW has translation MSGGAAPLDIETRAGRVVVDPADVVHFAHGLPGFEACRRFVVVAPPDIAPFTWLHGLDAPAPSFLAVDPRRVLPDYDVALGEADRARLGAAPGDQLLWLAIVHVDDRDTTVNLRAPVVIHPARMTGLQVVAADMAYATDFGLAEA, from the coding sequence ATGAGCGGCGGCGCCGCCCCCCTGGACATCGAGACCCGGGCCGGCCGGGTGGTCGTGGACCCGGCCGACGTCGTGCACTTCGCGCACGGGCTGCCGGGCTTCGAGGCGTGCCGGCGCTTCGTGGTGGTCGCGCCGCCCGACATCGCGCCCTTCACCTGGCTGCACGGCCTGGACGCGCCCGCGCCGTCGTTCCTCGCCGTGGACCCGCGCCGCGTCCTGCCCGACTACGACGTCGCGCTCGGCGAGGCCGATCGCGCCCGCCTCGGGGCCGCCCCGGGCGACCAGCTCCTGTGGCTGGCGATCGTGCACGTGGACGATCGCGACACGACGGTCAACCTCCGGGCGCCCGTCGTGATCCACCCGGCCCGCATGACCGGCCTGCAGGTGGTCGCCGCCGACATGGCGTATGCGACCGACTTCGGCCTGGCCGAGGCGTGA
- the flgK gene encoding flagellar hook-associated protein FlgK — translation MPGLFGQLSMAARSLEAQTAGLDVTGQNMANLNTPGYARRRLGLAEVVYGAKGVEVTGTRALRDRVLDSRVRAAIPDETREGALLDALSLVETNIGAPGQGIDARLAAFFDSMSALSVDPTSATARDGVVLEAGRLTASFNDVARRLTDSGRAADNGVREAVNEVNALAAKIAKINEQIGSGGGGLDIEGLKDQQTLAIEELSTLTAVSVLARKDGGVDVTIPSGRALVIGSSNYDVQVGTGANGYATLTLGTANVTAEFTTGRIGGLSYARDTLIPGYQTRLDELAYGVAQEVNALHQTGFDLSGTAGGDFFTPPAAVAGAAANLSVGAAVQADPSLIAASQTGAPGDNGIARALADLRDRKTLLGGSATFTEGWAQLAYHVGSDVDTARAEQQAKHTVAQEVGRLRDQVSGVSLDEEAASMLKFQRAYEANAKYFTAVDDTLQVLMNLVRA, via the coding sequence ATGCCCGGACTCTTCGGACAGCTCTCGATGGCCGCCCGGTCGCTCGAGGCCCAGACCGCGGGCCTCGACGTGACCGGCCAGAACATGGCCAACCTGAACACGCCCGGGTACGCCCGGCGCCGGCTTGGCCTCGCCGAGGTGGTCTACGGCGCCAAGGGCGTCGAGGTCACGGGCACGCGCGCCCTCCGGGACCGCGTGCTCGACTCGCGCGTGCGCGCCGCGATCCCCGACGAGACGCGCGAGGGGGCCCTGCTCGACGCGCTGTCGCTCGTCGAGACCAACATCGGCGCGCCCGGGCAGGGCATCGACGCCCGGCTGGCGGCGTTCTTCGACTCGATGTCGGCGCTCTCGGTCGACCCCACCTCGGCGACGGCACGCGACGGCGTCGTGCTCGAGGCCGGCCGGCTCACGGCGTCGTTCAACGACGTGGCCCGCCGGCTGACCGACAGCGGCCGCGCCGCCGACAACGGCGTCCGCGAGGCCGTGAACGAGGTCAACGCGCTCGCCGCCAAGATCGCCAAGATCAACGAGCAGATTGGCAGCGGAGGCGGCGGCCTGGACATCGAGGGCCTGAAGGACCAGCAGACACTGGCCATCGAGGAGCTCTCGACGCTGACCGCCGTCAGCGTGCTGGCACGCAAGGACGGCGGCGTCGACGTGACGATTCCCTCGGGACGCGCGCTCGTCATCGGCTCGTCGAACTACGACGTGCAGGTCGGGACCGGCGCCAACGGCTACGCCACGCTCACGCTGGGCACGGCGAACGTGACCGCCGAGTTCACCACGGGCCGGATCGGCGGGCTCAGCTACGCCCGCGACACGCTCATCCCCGGCTATCAGACGCGCCTCGACGAGCTCGCCTACGGCGTGGCCCAGGAAGTGAACGCCCTGCACCAGACGGGCTTCGACCTGTCGGGCACCGCAGGCGGCGACTTCTTCACACCCCCGGCCGCGGTGGCCGGGGCCGCCGCGAACCTCTCGGTCGGCGCGGCCGTCCAGGCGGACCCGAGCCTGATTGCGGCATCGCAGACCGGCGCGCCCGGCGACAACGGCATCGCGCGGGCCCTGGCGGACCTGCGCGACAGGAAGACCCTGCTCGGCGGCTCGGCGACCTTCACGGAAGGCTGGGCGCAGCTGGCGTATCACGTCGGCTCCGACGTGGACACGGCCCGCGCCGAGCAGCAGGCGAAGCACACGGTGGCCCAGGAAGTGGGGCGGCTGCGCGATCAGGTGTCCGGGGTGTCGCTCGACGAGGAAGCGGCGTCGATGCTGAAGTTCCAGCGGGCCTACGAGGCCAATGCCAAGTACTTCACCGCCGTGGACGACACGTTGCAGGTCCTGATGAACCTCGTGAGGGCGTGA
- the flgM gene encoding flagellar biosynthesis anti-sigma factor FlgM, producing MKIEQNRAGLDQFEGVRGAEVRDEKAAAAERAVQDKRADQVRLSSTGQLAATAASAANDAPDVRPEAVERGRALLASGELGRDPDRLANALIDHLLDKG from the coding sequence ATGAAGATTGAGCAGAACCGCGCCGGTCTCGACCAGTTCGAAGGCGTGCGGGGCGCTGAAGTCCGCGACGAGAAGGCCGCGGCCGCCGAGCGCGCCGTGCAGGACAAGCGGGCCGACCAGGTGCGGCTGTCCAGCACGGGCCAGCTCGCGGCGACCGCCGCGTCCGCGGCGAACGACGCGCCGGACGTCCGTCCGGAGGCCGTCGAGCGCGGCCGGGCCCTGCTCGCCAGCGGCGAGCTCGGCCGCGACCCGGACCGCCTCGCCAACGCCCTCATCGACCACCTGCTCGACAAGGGTTGA